Sequence from the Rutidosis leptorrhynchoides isolate AG116_Rl617_1_P2 chromosome 3, CSIRO_AGI_Rlap_v1, whole genome shotgun sequence genome:
tcataatcataattaaaagtattagatctattattattattactatgagtatTACTCTCGATATTATTGGTAATTTCAAAACTTCAATATTATTGTCACTATGATGAAAAGgtttactaataatagtattatgaaaataatacaaattattattattttcgtaaatattagtattaatatcattttagacttattattattattttgaataaaagtattattactaggattaccactagtaataagattgttataattattattattattaagtattataaaatgatatcaaaattattaattttattaccactattattaaattatcaatcatattaaaactactaatgttatcattatatttaatattagtattatcattatattacttcaaatattatcttagtattattaaaatactgttttaacaaacaaatgatttacatatatatatatatatatatatatatatatatatatatatatatatatatatatatatataatatataaaacctaacaaacttaatattttatttagttaaaatatatataataaatacacagaacatataagttattaacataaaaacgatataactaagaaagttatatatatttattcgattacaattaagtatattaataagtacacaaatgatataggttcgtgaatctaaggccaaccttacacttgttcattgatgttatatgtatttttactacaaaatacagtatggtgagtttcatttgcctttttaccctttatatttttgagctgagaatacatgcgcaacttttatatctgttttacgaaatagacacaagtaatcgaaactacattctatgttgaattatcaaaccgaatatgcccctttttagcttggtagcctaagaattggtgttttgacaccaattgacgcgaatgctaaagatagatctatttggcccaacgagCCTCACTCGATAcggggtgctttagtacttcgaattatcatTCTGATGAGAGTTCTGGagttgatggggatattctttatgcatgttgttaaggtcggttaccaggtgttcgacatatgaataatttttatctctgcagtttgcgaaatgcctgatttgagatagttgttatgaaaaatgaaatcttgtggtctattaaaatgatgaaaatgaaatgattactataaactaatgaactcaccaatcttttggttgacacttgaaagcatgtttattctcaggtttgaaagaaatcttccgctgtgcattagctcattttaaagatattacttggagtcattcatgacatatttcaaaagatgttgcattctagtcgttgaagttcattagagattattattaagtaaatgacagattaggtcatttatagtttggatattatgaaatggtatgcatgcctgtcaactttcgatgtaaatgaaagtttgtcttttaaaacgaatgcaatgtttgtaaaatgtatcatttagaggtcaagtacctcgcgatgaaatcaactattgtgaatcatttataatcgatatggacttcgtccggatggattaggagcggTCCTTTCAGCTTAAGCCCTTGATTAGGCGCGTGAGCGGCACGGAGCCACGTCAGCCCATGCCAAAGGCGGTTCCGGATACTTCGCATAACCAAATTAATCAGCATCTGACACGTGTTTTCGGGAATTTCGGACAttttacgcctataaatagaccccctgggtcaccacatttgacaAGTTAAGTTTAGTCAgagagtacactttctctctcacacattaTTTGCTCACTCTAGAACTTTAACCGCCTAGCAACAGAACGCTAAACGGATCAATCTCAGCTTGGTCCAAAGACTGATAAGGCCACCCCGCGGATATCTCATCTGTGTTTCGGGTCTGCAAGGATTCTTTCCCTAGGGCAAACATCAGTTGAAAATAAATCGCTCAACGCTAGGCAGTTATAGTATTGTACTGGTACCTTTTAGCCGCTAGacggaaaatagtaccaacataTGACGTCATCCGTTTTAAATAATCACTCAACTCTCATGAGCAATATAGACAACGATCATGAAATAATTCATGTTGAAGCAAGCATGATACATAAGTAGCAAGCCGGACAATGGAGGAAAGCAGAAACTTTAGAAGATTGGAAACAAGAGTTAATTGCATTCCCTTTTTTGTTTAACACTAATAGAGTGCTCCAAGGTTTGActtttataggcaagagaaattCAAACCCGGACAACTGCGGCTcacctcacggtcgaccgtgggtcgaccgtgcAGGTCTCTGACTTCTGAATTTGTAGCCGTTTGAGATCTTTAACTTTTTCATTTTCCTTTATTGGATGACTGCAATTAGATACCAAAAACATCTGAAAAGACCTACATTACCCCTTTGACATGGATGTATTCTTTGAGGTTGACCTTGGCTTAAAGGAGGAAAGTCACATTATACTagaggtgtgtcattgatttccctttaagcaaatgcagaattttgatcccatgacaaccacaaacttccaaacttcaagtcacaagtcttcaaGCCTTTTGTCAACATTAGTTTTGCAAGTATATGCACTCATTGGTTACTTGCAACCTTCCAAATTACACCAACTTGTTTTTACATgaagacttttgggagtttacactaaactcttattaagcatgtaattaatgcttaatggttaatcaagtggagagcatctctttacTTGGTACTCAATGACCATCTTAAGTGTTTCATTACttttaatttagatttaaaaatataccctttgaaaaagaacttttagcGATACTTGTGTGTTTAACAATAATCATAAGCTAAAAGTATTATTAAGgcgtcattaagtgtgattaaccaagattagtgttttactGACCAAAACTCATTATGTATTATTTTGATAAGTTTGGCAAAGATATTATTGTAAAAGCATATCCCAAAATAAGAGGAATAGTTGTTAGGTTGATATCTCTAGATGATTGTGTAGCGATGTATATAACCAGAGGAGAGCTAATAAACAATACACGGTTTATACTCTAATAATAAGTTCTTCGCTGATCCTTTTTCCTTTCTCAATTCTCTCGCCGCCTTTGTAAGTGTGAATACCTCTTTGCTCAAGAGCGGAGTAAAGATGATCTACGAAGTTCTTTCGAGAGTGGTATTAGTTGCAGACCTTATTTAGAGTGCAAATGTTGCTTAATTCACCAAATGAGTATGGAAAGTAATTGACGAAATGCAATATATAGTTCGTTAACTGAGTATCTATAAACTCAATTTAAGAACCACTTCAAATTGATTAATAATAGATGAAAACAAATAATGAGATTCTAAAGATTTCTAGCAAAAACTCAAGTTCCAAAAGTACAGCTTTGTGCTGACTCTCTAATATGCATTAAaacatatgatacattttatataaGTTAATTAGCTTAATTCCTGAAAGAAAGAAGAATATAAATTTCACATTGCTATGGATCAAAAGGTTCTACAAATGTCCTCTGTTAGAAATTTAATTATTGTAATTGAGGAATTTAGTCTACACTTGTAAAATGTGTTAGGAGTTACAGAATGTAAAATTGATAGAATATCTGGACTCAAAAGTGGTTTCCAATATATACAGTATCATGATTTGATCTGCTTGAAATCTGACTAAGTGTTTTTCGTGCAATGTTTTCTACACAGCTTTGTGCTATGTCTTTTAGACAGCTTAATGCTATGTCTTCTAGACTACTTTGTGCTATGTCTTAGTCAGCTTGAAATTTGACTAAATGTTGGGTGATACCTCTTAGAGGCGTCACAAGTTTGTGTTACCTATCCTGACACCACAAGAGGTAGCACGAAAAAGCCTTAAGAGGTCGCACGAAAAAGCCTTAAGAGGCAACACGAAAAACACTTCACTACAGGAAATATCACCTATAGCGGCGCTAAAATAGCGCCACTTTTGGGTATGAAAGCGCCGCTGTAGATCTATTGTGGTGCTTTTGTGGCGCTTTTGCGAACGCTACTTAAACCTCGAAGCTTTAGATATTTTGTGGCGCTTTTTGTGGCACTTTTCAGTGGGACCCACAACCTTTTTATTAaaagataaaagaaattaaattaGCATTTAGCAGTGCAAATTTGTGATGCAACAAGCGTCAcaattaattttatataaataattattaattataaagattTTATTATGTGACGAACTTTTAGCGGTTCAAAAAAGCGCCACTTTTGATGTTAATTTTActaattttttatataaataataattaagctGACCCTTTGGCACACATAGCGCCGCTAAAGAGTTCGAAAAAATTGGCAGCATTTTGCTGTAGTTGCTACTGCCAGCCTAGAAATTCCGGGCTCACATCCCTCAAAATCAAAACCTGTTTAACATTCTAAAAAATCGCAAAATCAACATAATATAACATCAACAAAAAGTTTAAAGCGTTAAATAGATGTCAAACGCTAACAACATACAAATTAAGTTTAAAGAGTTAACACTAATTGTTCAAAAGATGATTTAAGAGTTAACACTAATTGTTAAAATTCACCAAGTGTTTTGGTGCTACCTCTCATGAAGAGGCAGCACAAGAGGAAGCACAAGAGGCATCATGAAACACTTAGTACGAAATTTGAGAGTTAGCGTTTTGTCCAAGTTTGAATGATAGAAAGAAAAATTATTCTTGTGACCATGTTTGCTATAATTGTAGAAAGAATAATTCTTATATGATCGTAACCATTTTGAATTTTATGAGAGATATTTATGATGAGTCAATCGGTCAATTGATTTGAATtttcatgatatatatatacatatacgaaacataaatattgtttttttttttttttttttttttttttttttgaaaggcaatgttagtggttagataAATATTGTTTTACGAAAGAGTTCTTGTTTTTTGCCAAAAATAATAACATAATTTTTGTTTTATCCCAAATTGATATTCGTGTAATCCAAACAATTCGTCCGAATTATTACTTCAGAAAAGTGATACCTTTCAGTGATGTATCCGATTATCGATTATTTTCCTTGCACGAACGGACTAAAACATCCAACACAATTAATATTTCATGTTTTGCGAAATCCATAGCATATATAGTAGAGTATTAACAGATACACTTCTAAAATCTGTTAGTAAAGCACTTTCCAAATAAAAATCTTGATATGGAAAATTCAACAAGGAGATTACTGAAATATTCATAACACTTTACTATCGATTTTGGTTTTGTGTCATAAAAACTTCCGGAAGGGATACCTTGATTTAACACGTCCATCTGCTAGTTTATGTAAAGATTTTAAACCGGACAAAGAAGCTTTTGAAAGTTCTTTACCGAACTCGAACGATATGTGATCAACAACAGTATTTATCAAATTTGTCGTCGCACGATCTCCCAACCCCTTCATCATCCCCAATAcacgatcattattattattattatcctttaaATCCATCGCTCCCAACCCCTCGATCATCCCCATCTCTGTTATGTCCGTGCTTGAACTAGTGTAACTTAACTCTCGTGAAATCTTATCAATAATTTGTTGGATTAATTTAGCTTCATGCCTTCATATTCAATAATCAATAGATATTAtgctataatattaatattaaacaaTAAATATTAATTCaatgaaatgaaattaaaattaaaatgataTATGAAAAAAGAACTAGAAACGTACCCATTAGCAACGCTCTTTAACTCCCATCCAGCTAATTCCGAAGCTTCTTTAAGAGCGTCTTTCCAATTCGAAGCAGTTTCTTCATTTTTAAGTTTTGCAAATGCTTTTCCAACTAGGCCACTTTGTTTGCGAACATCAGAGGGTTTAACATCATAGAAGATGGGGTAAACGGTTTTTTCTTGGATAATTTTCCGCCACTCCATAATGTACACAAGCTCATCTAAACACCAAGACGAAGATGCATAGTTTTTAGAAAATACGATTATGTGGAATTTCGAGTCTTGAATGGATGTAATAAGTTCGTCGCTGATCCTTTTTCCTTTCTCAATTCTCTCGTCGTCTTTGTAAGTACGAAGACCACTTTGCTCGAGAGCACAGTAAAGATGATCAACAAAGTTCTTTCGAGTGTCTTCACCTCTAAAACTTAAAAACAGATCATACTTAAAGCTATTGTGAACGGTTGAATTTGAAGCAGAAGACATTGATCAAAATATATATGCTTGATGGTTCTGGATAATGAATTTGGTTTTTGATGACAGAAAACTCTCAAAACCGTGATATTTATAATAGTTGGTAGACAATGGTTCAATTTTGTTATTATTTGAAAAATAATAAAAGGAATGAAAAGGAATTATCCGGAGTAACAAATGCCTGTTATAGTTTCTAACGTAATTTGTTTCTTTCTTTGTCTTCAATGATGATTTTAAGATGTATGTtttgacaatttttttttaaaagtcaagttgttggcatcgaatattctcatttgccacgcacgcacgcgctttcgggcaggaaacccgaaccgcattacaggATCCGAAACttataccatcccgaggggcaggcggtcggACCTGGTTCCTGAATACGGGTCGGTTAAACCTTCCCCGGGGCAATTcggctttcaggaaataaatcccacgaatatttttaaggagagaaactcgaacttgagacctccccacGCTCATCCCAATGCACAAGTGCAAAGGGGTGAACCACTGGACCACAAGGGTGAGTTCGTATGTTTTGACTAATACAATATGTTTAATGACTAAAACAGAAATTATATGAATTACAATTGATGAGAATACAATGTTATTCAAataaactagtttataacccgcgaattCGCAGGATTATGAAACTAAACTTTTGATATAGttttaaatgatttaaaaaataatgACAATCTTTAATGCGTCTTTGAGATTTGTGTGTTCATTGGTTAGAGCCTCTAAAGGGTCCAAATGGCTTGGACTAGAGCCGGCTGAAAAAACTATTCAATATTGGTAAGAACGTCATTCCACATAATATATATCTATGTGAAACCTTTAAGATATATGAATGTAAAAGTGTACATTTAAAATGCATGTTTGAAGCTATGAGACAATAATGATAAAAAGTGTCCATTTTGCCGTATTACACATACTGTTACTATTGTAGAAAATTTGAATAGCTTCCATATATCAAGACAATGTGAATTATATAAGTCATAATGTAATTTCTATGTTGGCGCATGACCCATCGAGAATTGTAAAGTTGAAATTACCAATGCAATTCAAACTTGGGAAGTGCTCATGAGTAACCATGTCCTTAGTAAATTGCTATGCTACGAGCAAACATACTGATAGTGTACCCCACCTTCGGCCCGTTTACCAGCTTCGTAGTTTGCTTCGGAGGATTTGGCCACAATATATGGTACGAAGGAAACTTTGGCTACAATGAACGAGGTCCTGAAATCAGAGCAAGAATAGTGATCTTAGAACTCATAAAACCTCGGTCAATTACAAAGTCAAGCTAACGAAACTATTCCTAGCTCGGCTGCACGCCTGTACAACAAAGGAAAGGGACAAGCTCACTTTCCTCTGCAGGTTTACTAAAAGGGAAAGGTCAACTAATATTCCAAAACCATTGGGAACTAGCAAGCTCGTATAGGAAGCCGCTACATCCCACTTATAAATAGAAGAGAATGCAGGATACATTCCAcattcaacacacacacacacacacacacacacagataatAACACATCATGTTATATCATTTGCTTCGGTGGCGTAAAACAATCACCTGATtgttaccttcggggaatcgccaacgaACAAAGCTAAACTATAACCACTCAATCTCCAACCTCAGTAACTTGTATATCCCTATTTCAATACTAATCTCCGGTtattgtacaaacaattggcgccaACCGTGAGACTCGCATCTTATTCATCTTGTTGAGCAAGAACCGACGTCATGGCGGACTCCAGTCACATACCTCCGTGTTTCACACCACCCAGAAACCCACAAACCACAGATTCAGCACAACTAGAGTTCTCAACTGTAGGGACCCTGACCAGGTCACCCGTCACTCTAACTGCATTTGTCTCAACAAACTATCACGGCTCACATTCCGCAGAGCCACCATCGTTTATAGATAAGACCTTTGTCTTAAATAATTACGATCACATCAGATCGGTGATAAGGAGTTTAAGGGACACAAGGATCTTGCAAAATAGAAGGGTGCTAACATACGAAAGCGAGGAATACGACGAGGAGCTGGAAATGGAACCTCCGAACCAAAACCCTTAGCCCAGGAGTTTGCCAACAAGCTCGTCAGCAGAAACTATAACTCAAACGAGGGAACCTACTGGTATACCTCAGGTAACCCTAACTATACCTACAACACCCCTCTATACCTGCAACGTGCCAGTTCCGACCGTGTCCATAACACCCTAAGTACCAAATAGACATATACTTCAGTCTCACTCGAGCTGGGGTAATGCCGGGCAACCAAACGAGTATGTATGGACCCAAGGAAACCCTTATGTCACTCCCAACATACCGTATGTAGAAACGGCCCCAACAGGCAATCTACCAAACGCCTCGGTGCAACTAGGGACCAACCACGCTTACTTCCAAAATTTGAACCCCCCACCTCAGCAAATGACAACCACCTGGATATATCCTCCTAACCAGGGGGGATGTGCTGCACCCACGGTCATCAGATATTACCTCTGATCGCGACTAACAACAACCTCTGGGTAAACCGAAAAACCCTGTTTGTACCTTACATCCAGCATTGTGCATTCCCCGATGGAATGAAAATCCTTGCGCACCTAATTTACTACGAAGGAAAGGATGATCAGGATGATTTCCTTAATATATTCGAAGTTGCGGCACGAATGGTCAAGTGGGACATACCTGTAGCATGTCACGCATTTTCTTACATGTTAAAGGGAGATGCAAGGGTTTGGTTTGACTCCTTACTAAAAGACTATGTAGCTAGCTTCGATGACCTGAAACGCCAATTTAGGTCTAAGTTTAGCCAACAAAAGCGACACAAAAAGAACCATGTGGCCGCCCATGGAATAAAGCAGAAAGATAGCGAAGGTTCTAGGGCCTTCCTTACTAGGTATACTAATGAAACCCAACAGATCCCCAACCTACCATAATCTCAAAGGATATCCGGGTTGCTATACGGATCTAGGTTCATACCCCTCATTGAACATCTTAGCCGAGACCTACCAAGCACCTACAAAGCTTTGTTAGAAAAAGCATATATATGGGTAGATGCAAAAGAAACAGCAGGTAACTTCATCCTAGATGATGCACCCATGAATAAGCGAAAAGAGAAATCAGAAAGAAGGGATGACAAACATGGTAGGAAAGAGGACAAGGGGAGATTCCACCCTTACCTAAGAGAAACCAGAGTTGGGATCTTGGAGGCGTTGATAAAAACCCCCAAGGAAATCCTAGCAAAACTAATAAGTTCAAAGATCCGGGAAAAATGTCCAACATAGGGAGGAACAGAGACATGAACAAGTTTTGTGACTTCCACAATGATTTTGGTCACGAAACGGATGAATGCTTCAACCTCAAAACAGCCATCGAGGAAGATGTTAAATCGGGAAAATTTTCCCATCTCATAAAAGGGATCCGAGAACCAAAGAAAGAGAGGGTACAGGAAAAGAGAACAGAAGCCACAAGGCAGGAAGCGGAAAATGTAATCTTGGCAATAGATTCACACCAGCCTAGCTTACAAGAAAAGAAAAAGAGGTCGCATCATCAGAGAATGGAGTGAAGTATCATTTTCAGCCCTTGATACTATATGTCCTTTGGACCTACCGGTCACCATCAATGGAAAAATCTTTGGCAGAGAAGTCCGAAGGATATATCTCGACAGCGAAAGTACTTGTGATATAATGTACGAGCATTGCTTCGATCGGTTAAGTCCCGCACTAAGAGATCGATTAGTTGCCCCTAGGGTACCATTAGTGGGATTCTCTGGAGAAAGATACTGGCCAATTGGGGAAATTGATCTCGACTTCACAATAGGCGAACCACCATTAACGAGAACCGAAACCATTGATTTCGTGGTAGTCCGAGCAAATTCTCCGCACAACATTTTTCTCGGGAGGGTGGCTTTGAAAAAGATGGGCATAATTGTCTCGACAGTGCATCAAATGGTCAAATTTCATACTCACGAAGGTATTGGAACCCCCGCCTCAACGTATGACAGGGATAACGTAATCTTGGCTATAAAAGAAACAATGAAAGAGCCGACCGAGTTCATCCTAGAAGTATCGGAGGAAGATCCCCAAGTAGAAAAGATATCAGTAAATTCGATGTTTCCAGATCAGGAGATCAGCATAGGGAAGAATTACCAACATCCACCAAGCAAAAACTTCGGAATCTATTGCAAGCCAATGTGGATGTATTCACATGGGGGAACAATGACATAACCGGGATACCATGAACCATCAATGTACAAGGGTAACCCTTTGTGACAGAACATCGACTCAACGAGCACAAGCACCTCGAACCGGTACATCAGAAGAAAAAAACCTAGCACTCGAAAGAGATGAAGCGGCCTGTAAGGAAGTAGAAGGCGTGCTAAAGGCAGGAATAATCTGCGAAGCTAAATATCCTTCGTGGGTCGCTAACCCCGTGATGGTAAAAACGTCAGACGGAGGGTGGAGAATGTGCATCGATTTCACCAACATCAACAAGGCATGCCCCAAAGATTGTTATCCCTTACCCGAAATCGATTGGAAAGTCGAATCCCTCAACGGATATCAATACAAGAGCTTCTTGGATGCTTACAAAGGGTATCACTAGATTAAAATGGCTAAGGAGGATTTAAAAAAAACATCCTTCTTCACTAGCAAGGGGATTTCTTGCTACCAAAAGATGCCCTTCTGACTAAAAATGCAGGAGCAACCTATCAAAGGCTCTTCGACAAAGCCTTTCATAACCAACTGGGGAGAAATCTAGAAGCCTACGTGGATGACATGGTAATCAAAAGCGGAAAAGAAGAAAATTTAATAGAAGACATCCAGGAAACTTTTGACAAGCTTCAGGCAATAAACATGAAACTAAACCTAAAGAAATGTTCCTTTAAAGTTGAGGAAGGGAAATTTCTTGGGTACTGCATCACCAGAAAGGGAATCCAAGCAAATCCAGAAAAGATAGACACGCTCAAGCAACTCCAAACCCCAGCAAACATAAAAGACATGCAGAGTTTGAATGGGAAATTGGCATCACTCAGCAGGTTCGTATCAAAGGGAGCAGAAAAGCAActacccttcttcataatcttgaaAGGATGCTTGGGAAAGAAGAAAATTGTCTGGAACGAAGAGGCTGAGAAGGCATTCGTTGAAATGAAGGAGTACATTGCCAAGCTCCCTACCTTGACTTCACCCGAAGAAGGAGAAACACACTTCATATACTTGGCTGCTTTGAAAGAGTGCATTAGCACAGTCTTGGTCACAAAACGAGAAAGAGTGCAAATACCGATATACTTCGTTAGTCGGGTACTTCAAGGAGTAGAGCTGAATTACCCAGAACTTGAGAAGCTCACCCTATCACTCGTCCATACAACTAGGAAACTCATAAGATACTTCCAAGCACACCAGATAATGGTGCTTACCAACAAACCAATCAGGCAAGTACTCTCAAAACTTGAAAAGTCGGGGAGAATGGCCAAATAGGCCATTGAGCTAGGTGAACATGACATTGAGTTCAGAGTCAGGCACGCAATCAAAGGACAAGTTCTGGCAGACTTTATCGCTGAAACAGATAGCATTGATGAAGAAGATACAAAGAACTCCACTCAAGTCATTACCCCGAAGGTTGAAAGTGAAGAATGAAAGTTGTACACTGATGGTGCATCGAGTTCTGATGGATCAGGTGCTGGTCTGATGTTAGTAAACCCCGAAGAAAAATAGTTTACTTATGCACTTCGTTTTGAATTCGCAACAACCAATAACGAAGCTGAATATGAAGCGCTACTCGCAGGACTCAGAATGGAGAAGGAATTAAAGATCCTCCACCTTCGTGCTTTCGTCGACTCACAACTAGTGGCTAACCAAATCATGGGCACTTTTGAGGCTCGGCAACCCACCATCCAACACTACTTGACAAAAGCGATGGAACTAATCGAAAGCTTTAAAAGTTTAGACATCGAACACGTCCGACGAAGTCAAAATAAGAAGGCATATGTGCTGAGTAAACTCGCTTCGTTGACATTTGAACATCTTGCAAAAGAAGTCTTGGTGGAGGTACTAGAAAAAAAATCGATCCTAGAAGAAGAAGTGAATGACCTCATACAAGAAGACGAGGTAACATGGATGACTCCACTGCAAGTGTATCTTGAAACAGGAAAATTACCAGAGGATAAAAATGAAGCAAGGAAGATAAGGATAAAAGCACCCTTCTACAAAATTATGAACGGAGCGCTATACCGAAGTTCCTTCCTCATTCCATGGCTTTGATGTGTGGGGCCAAAGCAAGCAACTGTTATAATTCAAGAGATGCATGAAGAGATATGCAGTCTTCATGCAGGACCAAGGTCAGTAGTCGCAAAAATCATGAGACTAGGATATTACTGGCCTACGATGCACCATGATGCAAA
This genomic interval carries:
- the LOC139901406 gene encoding toll/interleukin-1 receptor-like protein, coding for MSSASNSTVHNSFKYDLFLSFRGEDTRKNFVDHLYCALEQSGLRTYKDDERIEKGKRISDELITSIQDSKFHIIVFSKNYASSSWCLDELVYIMEWRKIIQEKTVYPIFYDVKPSDVRKQSGLVGKAFAKLKNEETASNWKDALKEASELAGWELKSVANGHEAKLIQQIIDKISRELSYTSSSTDITEMGMIEGLGAMDLKDNNNNNDRVLGMMKGLGDRATTNLINTVVDHISFEFGKELSKASLSGLKSLHKLADGRVKSRLWVPLKSATKSATKYLKLRGLSSVRKSATKAPQ